In Heterodontus francisci isolate sHetFra1 chromosome 46, sHetFra1.hap1, whole genome shotgun sequence, a single window of DNA contains:
- the LOC137357004 gene encoding pro-interleukin-16-like codes for MEPKFSWSFRGSKVASSESKASSRPSLTKSAKPSEVTPPKAKVLGPSKQEAPEEQKPRSSSLFSGRSGDSRAPSGGIAPRKLSLHEQWKGAGSQYAGLGGHHRSSSMGATQFWKAMESGKQKDGEKGKKADEPNAGQRGVRFRGSGVLGLTESIRKRCESFVTPKAPARDVGAPAKREEGRGSRVAETSGAGNPEKQRARSNSAGPVPERPSLVMQTIHSFEQAMRQRHTRRCSRQEHPAKTSADGSSAPPPGKAEDDVATDPQRAKQPSRASNDSVAGLPRATSTSQPASEDPRAGSSAPEGLTGRQSEDSSQSLPSNASPAARRSSPEVEAGACNLGQSSRENDAMVLEVHSQLMVEVPRASSPCGVCSEVNSPLGKVVLSPSVKSDDEWSLSDETHSDISQLDKSYSISLAELQECGMECREEVRRGDRLNHSASLNSNMSFMSVVSLIPNDELDRLLDEVKCLEEGALQCAEDIQVVVLHKEEGTGLGFTIAGGMDHENKMVTAHKVFPNGLAAQEGTIEHGDEILSINGNSLKGVTHSEALSFLHKARPPKQAIVVVRKMTEAERATLRKASVSNDKPRGSVDLSAVPESSGESVTVELMTSGAGLGFSLDGGKSSSQGDRPLTIKKVFPGGPADRNGLIQPGDRLVKVRDQDYQELTCYEAWNLIKSLPAGPVRVVIRKKAEGTSGQQS; via the exons ATGGAACCCAAGTTCAGCTGGTCTTTCCGGGGAAGCAAGGTGGCGTCTTCCGAATCCAAAGCATCGTCGAGGCCTTCCCTGACTAAATCAGCCAAGCCTTCCGAGGTTACTCCGCCCAAAGCCAAGGTGTTGGGCCCGAGCAAACAGGAGGCACCGGAAGAGCAGAAACCTCGGAGCTCGTCCTTGTTCTCCGGGAGATCCGGCGATTCGAGGGCCCCGAGCGGAGGGATCGCCCCGCGGAAACTCAGCCTCCACGAGCAGTGGAAGGGCGCGGGCTCTCAATACGCCGGCCTCGGCGGGCACCATCGCTCCTCGAGCATGGGCGCCACTCAGTTCTGGAAAGCCATGGAATCCGGGAAGCAGAAGGACGGGGAGAAGGGGAAGAAAGCGGACGAGCCCAACGCCGGGCAGCGGGGCGTGAGGTTCCGAGGATCGGGCGTCCTGGGCCTGACGGAAAGCATCAGGAAAAGATGCGAAAGCTTTGTGACGCCGAAGGCGCCCGCCCGGGACGTCGGCGCGCCCGCCAAGAGGGAGGAAGGGCGGGGAAGCAGGGTCGCCGAGACCAGCGGGGCGGGCAACCCGGAAAAGCAGAGGGCTCGCTCAAACTCGGCGGGACCGGTTCCCGAGAGGCCTTCGTTAGTCATGCAGACAATCCATTCGTTTGAGCAGGCCATGAGGCAGAGGCACACCAGGAGATGTTCCCGCCAGGAGCATCCGGCTAAAACGTCAGCTGACGGCTCCTCTGCCCCGCCCCCGGGGAAAGCCGAGGACGATGTGGCGACGGACCCGCAGAGGGCCAAACAGCCATCGCGTGCGTCAAACGACTCAGTCGCCGGCCTCCCCCGGGCGACATCTACATCACAGCCCGCATCCGAAGACCCAAGGGCGGGCTCGTCCGCTCCCGAGGGATTAACCGGCCGCCAGTCTGAAGACTCGAGTCAAAGTCTTCCATCAAACGCAAGTCCTGCTGCACGTCGCTCGTCTCCAGAGGTTGAAGCTGGGGCTTGTAATCTGGGACAGTCCTCCAGGGAGAATGATGCAATGGTCCTCGAGGTCCACAGTCAGTTAATGGTGGAAGTGCCCAGGGCCTCCAGCCCTTGCGGCGTTTGTTCTGAAGTTAACAGTCCTTTGGGCAAAGTTGTGCTCTCCCCGTCTGTCAAATCCGATGATGAGTGGTCACTGTCAGACGAGACCCACAGCGACATAAGCCAGCTGGACAAGAGTTACTCCATAAG CCTGGCAGAGCTCCAAGAGTGCGGTATGGAGTGCAGAGAGGAAGTGAGGAGAGGTGACCGGCTGAACCACTCCGCCTCCCTCAACTCCAACATGTCCTTCATGTCTGTCGTCTCGCTGATCCCAAATGATGAACTGGACAGACTGTTGGATGAGGtcaaatgtctggaagagggagcACTACAG TGTGCGGAAGATATCCAGGTGGTGGTGCTACACAAGGAGGAGGGAACTGGGCTTGGTTTCACCATTGCAGGAGGAATGGATCACGAAAACAAAATGGTCACT GCTCACAAGGTTTTCCCAAACGGCCTCGCCGCTCAAGAAGGGACCATCGAGCACGGAGACGAGATCTTGTCCATCAACGGGAACTCCCTCAAGGGCGTCACCCACAGCGAGGCCTTGTCCTTCCTGCACAAGGCCAGGCCTCCGAAGCAGGCCATTGTCGTGGTCCGGAAGATGACTGAGGCAGAGAGGGCCACCTTGCGAAAGGCCAGCGTGTCCAATGACAAGCCACGTGGCAGTGTTGACCTCAGTGCTGTGCCTG AGAGCTCGGGAGAATCAGTCACGGTGGAGCTAATGACGTCTGGAGCTGGGCTCGGCTTCAGTCTGGACGGGGGAAAGAGTTCAAGTCAAGGGGACAGACCGCTCACCATCAAAAAGGTTTTCCCAG GTGGGCCGGCTGACCGAAACGGTTTGATCCAGCCCGGGGACCGGCTGGTGAAGGTACGGGACCAGGATTATCAGGAGCTGACCTGTTACGAGGCCTGGAATCTGATCAAGTCGCTTCCCGCGGGCCCTGTGCGGGTTGTCATCCGGAAAAAAGCCGAAGGAACGAGCGGGCAGCAGTCGTAA